Part of the Helicobacter bilis genome is shown below.
CTGCATCTTTTCTATCTCTAGAATCTTCTCGTTTAAAGTTTTTAAAAAAATCTGAAAAACCCATTTTACCTTCCTTTAAATTTATCAACAATATCTAAATCTGTTGTAATTAAAATATGAGAAATCACTTCCTTGCATTCCTTTAGTGCTGGTATAGCCTTATGATAAGATTCTAAATTGCCACAAATGATTTGATTTTGAGCTAGATAGAATCCTGCCATACCATCATATTTTCTAACCTGCGTTGGCAAAAGCACAAACAAATAGCGAAAGCTAAATGCAAGACTTAGGGCAATAGCCCCAAGACTGCGGAATTTCAAACCGCTTTCTGCTAAAAAAGACGCCCATTTAGCATGCTGCATAGCCTTTTCAAATATGCCACATTCAAGCTTTTCTGTGATAACTTTTTGCGGTCTAAAGATTAGTATTTGACTAGCAAACATTGCATGTAAAAAGTTTGTATCAAATGCTGGAAGATATTGTGCAGATTCTCTAATCGCATCACACGCATTTGCTATAAAGACATCTTTTTTTGCGGTATTGCTATTTTGCAAAAGCCTTGTAAAATTACATGGTATATAGCATGAGTGCATAGAAGTTGGCTTTTTTGCAGTGCTTGCATATACAATATATTCTGGTTGCAAATCTGCAATAAAAGTCTGCAAACTAAAAATACAAGGCATTTTTGTAAGAGCTAATAAATCATCATTAAGATAGGCTATCTCACATGAGATATAATTCACCACACAAGCCTCACGCACTCTACCATTCTCATCACACAAGGCTACACTCGCACCAAAATATGGAATATTTGACTTAAAGTTACTACTGCCATCAAGCGGGTCTAGCACAATTGTGCCTTTTGCATTACTATCGCCTTTTAATAATCCGCTTTCTTCAGAATCAATATGATAATGTGGCAACAAAAACTTAGAAAATATAGATTCTGCAAGTAAATCCGCCCCACTACTACGATCGCCACCCGCACCAACGCCAAAACTCTCATGCAATATTGAATCTTGCGTATGTAAAAGGCGTATAACCTCCACACTTGCAAGCACAACTCGCATAAAAAAATCTCGTTGCAACAAAGGAAGCAAAGTATCTAGTGAGAGATTCATAACCTATTTAACCTTTTCTATATACTCACCTGTCTCTGTATTCACTCTTATTGTCTCACCCTCTAATAC
Proteins encoded:
- a CDS encoding inositol monophosphatase family protein produces the protein MNLSLDTLLPLLQRDFFMRVVLASVEVIRLLHTQDSILHESFGVGAGGDRSSGADLLAESIFSKFLLPHYHIDSEESGLLKGDSNAKGTIVLDPLDGSSNFKSNIPYFGASVALCDENGRVREACVVNYISCEIAYLNDDLLALTKMPCIFSLQTFIADLQPEYIVYASTAKKPTSMHSCYIPCNFTRLLQNSNTAKKDVFIANACDAIRESAQYLPAFDTNFLHAMFASQILIFRPQKVITEKLECGIFEKAMQHAKWASFLAESGLKFRSLGAIALSLAFSFRYLFVLLPTQVRKYDGMAGFYLAQNQIICGNLESYHKAIPALKECKEVISHILITTDLDIVDKFKGR